The Lineus longissimus chromosome 8, tnLinLong1.2, whole genome shotgun sequence region AAATAACAGGTAACTTTCAGACCTTCCTCAGCATGAAAACAACATAAAATATTTCATGGTAGATAAAGCTTTGTGACTTAGAAATATGACTAAACATTCAGATCTTTCTGATATATGTGACTTCAGGCATTATTATAAACCCAAAGCTGCCTGTGGAAATATGTCAGTGATTTAACCACACTCTCAGACACACATGAACGACATAAAAATATTTAGTTTTGAGATTCAGGCCAAAAATTACGATCATAACTTGCGATCTTCAAAAAGTTGAAGACACAGCTGTTTGAGCAATATAACATTGAGCGCTTCTGAGCAGAAACTCCACTCGAACTAGCGCTACACAATAAATAGTTATCATTATTCATAAAATTCAGTAGTAGACTTTGAAAAATGTATCGATCAGAATTGAAAACAGTAGCAGTGACGAGAAACATTTACTGTAGGATTACATCCAGGGTGCAAGCAATCCTTATTGAGCGGTTCTATGGTAAGTTTAAGTTAGACCCTGCTGGGCTAACCCGAGCTGCCTAATGGCTCAATAGATCAGATATTATCTTATTTGTAGCATAAAGGGACTAGAAATGTCACACTCACCAAAAAAAGCAGGAATATTTGGCTAATCAGGATTATCCAAGGAATTTTAAAAACCTGCGACACTTGGCTGTTTGCATTACTCTACAGCATGAATTCTGTGCATAAACTcttgaaaaaacaacaaaatcacTCTAGCATTTCAAACCAAGCGGCCCCATCCTTCCATTAGATGACCTTCAGTTCTCTGCCAATGTCAACAAACGCATCAACACATCTGTCGATCTCCTCGAAGCTGTGAGCAGCAGATAGCTGCACCCGGATCCTTGCCTTGCCCATCGGGACCACTGGGAAACTGAACCCAATCACAAAGATTCCCTTTTCTGGAAAGAAGAGCAGGGTGTCCTTAGGGGATATATAGGTAAGAGCTAAAAGTCTacaccattcgttaaaaattgtAGGTGTAAATgagtttgaaaagttcaaaTATATAATTACTGAAAATAAATTTCCGCATTGCTGTACATGAACATCGTTTCAACATGATGCTAAATGAGGAACATGCTCTCTAACAACTGAGCTAAACATTAAGGTATAAAGAAAGCATGTAAAAAAAGAACTAAGAAAGCATGGGAGCTCATTCATGCTAACATCTTGTTACATGTGCAtcagtgtacaatgtacatcaacatgtcaacatgatctGACAAGATGACATGCTTTCTGGCTCTGTTTAGAATGTATCCTATCTTACTTACTCAGCATTTCATCAGCAAATGTGGCGGCAAGTCTGGCATCCCCAAACATGACGGGTGCGATGGGGTGGCATGGATCGCCCTGAAACATTGACGGTAATAAGAATACAACTTTTGTGCCTGATCTGAGTCCCCAGATCGCACAAGTTGACTTTCCCCGGCCTCAGAAATCTCTAGACCACAGGTCAAGAGCTTTTGGGCCAGAGAGAATCAGCGATCTCACACCAGAGGAAGAAAAACCCACAAGACACTTCTAGTCTTGAGAACTCCGACATCCTCCATATATAGCAACATGGCCATGATTGCTGTGTTTGAGAGGTGATCTATGAAGGGACCTCAAACCATCCTCTAACATGAAAGTCGGCCAAGGCCATGTCTTCTCGAGCACATGGAGCAGAGCCCTGTttagagtacagtagaacctctcttagcagacacctctctatcaaggacaccctctctattaaggatactagttttgtttccaaattggttgttgccattcagtttgacctctctaatcaggacacctcgcaATTAatgacagtacttgtcagtcccaagggtgtccttaatagagaggttctactgtatttcctACATACCCCAAGCTTGAATCCAGCATCGGTCATTCTCTCTCGAAATCTCTTTGTGTTTGCGGTGACCTGATCGATTAATTCACTGCTCTCCATAAGAAGGTCAAGAGCCTGAAAATATGTCGGAAATAATAATAAGAATTGGGTTTTTATATGCTGCTTTTCAAAAACCCTTTTGGGATACGATACTATTACCcccagtctccacagaaatcaatcaggggtttcaaggagcaaccggaaggtgctcacttgaactcgaccagtaggggtaTTTTCTCTGTTTAGTGTTGAGGGTGCAATTGTTTACATACCTTACTGGCACAGGCGACCACTGGTGGAGGAAGGGTGTTGGAGAAAAGATAGGGCCGAGCCTTTTGACGGATCAAATCAGTGACCTGCCGAGCTCCTGCTGTGTAACCACCTGCAATATTAAGATACTGATGAGATCGAAACAATAACATGAATGATACGATActgtgataatgatgaaaagGCTCTTCACAATTTCTTAAAGTGAGAATGAGCACAAGATATTCTATTTGTTGATTCCTCCCTGCAGCCTGTGATCTCCTATGTAACGACCTCACGACAATCAGCCAAAACAACACAGgtcagaggtagagtccattaCAAGCCCCTCATGTTACACACTTGGTAGGATCTTTTGCTCGGCCAGGCAGATGCATCCAGTACAAGGAGCCTCGATGTAGTATATAGTAACTGTGTAAGACTTGATTGTATCCACCAACCTGCGGCCCCACCAAGAGCTTTCCCAAGCGTCGAATTGATGATATCAATCTTGTCCTCCACGCCACAGTGCTCGCCCGATCCTCGGCCAGTTTTACCGAAGAAGCCTGTGCCATGGCAGTCATCAACAAACACCATGGCGTCATACTTCTCTCCAAGCTCACAGATGGCGCTACAAATAAACGCGAGATGACTGTTATCCGTAAAGTGTTATAAGGAATTTTCCTTACATTATTGTTTTACTAGTATTATTCAAAATAGACAATAGACGGAATATCGGCATACTGGACTTACGGGAGAGGTGATACATCACCATCCATGCTGAACACACCGTCAGTTACAATCATCCTCATCCTGGCATTCTTGGCTTCGTGGAGCTTGCTTTCcaaatctgaaagaaaaatcGAGACAGATTTTTGGTGCCGAATTAGAGGTGCTGGTGGTCAGGTATAAGCAGATGAATACTGCATTTAATGTACTGCTGATGTATATAACATTCCTCTCTTGGTCTTACCCTCCATGTCCATATGTTTGTATCTGTATTTCATCGCCTTGCAGAGTCGAATTCCATCAATAATCGAGGCGTGATTCAACTCGTCTGAGAGGACGGCATCATCTTTGGACAACAGGATCTCAAACAATCCAGCGTTGGCATCGAAACAGCTTGCATAGAGGGCGGCGTCTTCAACATTGTGAAACTTGGCGATTTTGTTTTCTAATTCCTTGTGGATGTCCTGAAAATAGAATTTCGAGTTACAGATTAGCAAGACTAGCAAGAGATCTTTCTTGTGCTTTCATCAGCATTTTGAACTGTTGTAAGTTTTTTAGCTGTAGGCCTAGCCTTACATAACACAACAGGGTCCAAGGTACCCTGTCATGACACAATGCCTGGCACATTGCTTGAATTAGCGGCCTGCTAGTTGGACCTCAGAAGGGCAATAATCTCCCCACACATTACTGCCAgaacaaatttgtttttgaacaGTTTGTTTTTCCTTTACCTCAGCATCATGTTGTTTCTAACATACTATAAGTTTTATactatgatatatatatatactgacTGTTGTTCCGCAGATGAACCGTGTTGAACTAAGGCCAGATCCATGTGTATCCAACGCTTGCTTGCCTGCTTCTATCACAGCTGGATGACTCTGGAGAAAAACAGATTTGATAAATAGAATATTTGGCAGGGAGAGAGGAGGTGGGCAGGAGCAGATCAGACCACTGATGAGACAACACTACTGACTAGAAATATAAAACATTGCTATGCACACAAAACCAGCAATTAAGGGCCAAGACATTGCAATTGGGTCTCACTTTATTCACAAACGGATATGAACCATCATTTTATCCATATGTCCTGACTGTGCAGCAGGAAGAAATTCCGGCAGGCACAGCATCACCACTCATCAACTTTGCCAGAACTAAACAAAAAACGGATTGGCCAAAAACCTTGTCACTCTGAACGAATTTTTGTTAAACCATCATCTTGTATTGTATACTCTAGTGAAATACCATAGACTAAAGCACTCACAGATAAACCTAAATAATTATTTGCACAGAAATTTAGGACTTTGTTCCCGCCCTGTACTTGGATGGAGGCGGCTTGTTTTGATGTGATAACTCGTTCAACCTTCCATGTCCCTGCATCTCGGATGGATTCCAGCTGGTCATCAAGGATCTTTCTCATGGATGCTGCAGCACTGACTGATGCCCGAGACCCAAGGCTTCGGAGCACGGGCTTTCCTTTTAAGAGCTGCAGTGGCCCTTAAATTTAAAAAGCAATATGTACTCTTTTGCAGAATGTAGTAGGTTTgtacaaagtggctattcttatgACTGTGATTTTAGAGAATCTAGGGAGTTATGATTATTGTATCAGTAAGGGAAGGGTTAGGGTCAGGGTTAGCATCAGGGTTAGCATCAGGGTTAGCATCAGGGTTAGCATCAGGGTTAGCATCAGGGTTAGCAtcagggttaggattaaggctcaaaggtgaaaatgaccatcgtaagaatagccagttcTAGTTCATCTTATGTGAAATGCAATAGGGACTGTCATAAGAATAGCCACAGACTAGATTTATGCCTGGTTATCACTGGCAATTTACTATCGACACACTATGGCTAAATTGGAACTAAAACGACACATTTAGGCCTACCCTACAACTATATTGTATAAGTAGGCCCTTACACTACTGTAGAGTAGTGTAGTGCACAATTTCGAACAGTGATATTTATGATCTGACGCCGTTCCAAGCAGACtagatttgtttttattttgcatCATCTAATCTTTTAGCATTCAGGAACTGTGTCCGTCATAAAAGAGACTCGTCAACACTAGTGTAAcaaattatttcatgatttttgtgaAGAATAAAAGCAGACCAACTTAGTGCATTCGCCATTTTGTTCTCGTGTCACATGCAAGCTTGACCTCGTTCCGAGCACCTGCCAGAtcatatgtcatgtatgtacattgCTGTGTATCTGCACTGCACGTTAATGTTCACAGCTCGACGAAACTAGTACACGGAACCGAGGTCGATATCACAAAACTTCTGCTGAAAAGGATTTCGTTTTCGGGCATCAAACACTACGATATCTGCTTGAATCTATGGTTTTTGCCGCATATTTGTTGGGTAAATCAAATGATCTTTAATTCGTGCATTTGATGATCTGTATTTTCTTTCTGATCTCTTGTATTACAATGTATTACAGGCCGATTTGACCTTAAAATATGTAGTCGGATGTAGATTTTGAGGGGGgcatctcaaaagacaaaacAGTCAGAAATCATGTGATTGTTGTGACATGATCATAATCTGACACCAAGGACATGAACGCCGGTCTTATAGAAACGTGTAGCTTAGGAGTGCCATGACAACTTAAAGAAATATGAGGCACCCTACTAATCATTGGTGAAGCCTGATATATTCATCTGCCAGCACTGCACTGACTATGTTAGAATTACTGTAAAGCATTTTGAATTGTCTATCTTGAGATGACCCCTGATTCACAATGATCAGTCCCTGACTTCTTTTTTCCAAGCCTATGGAGAATACAGGAAGTTTGTCTTATCTGTGATCTTATTTTATGCTTCAAATAAATGTTATTTGCTTCTTTTTGCAAAGTACATGTCAGAGTACCATAAGTACCATTTCCTGGGGATGTTCCAGGATTCAGAGAACTGGGTGGTCAGTGGGTAATTTTGCTTTATTCTGAAATGACCTCGGAAGCTTGCGCTTTTCAAGATGCAAGATGGTAAGTTGGGGTGATCAAACTGTCAACATATCACCCTCTTCTCTTGGCAATCGCATGGTAAAAAGGGCCTTCAGACCTACTTTGACACCACCTAGCTGACTACTTTGAGTGTATTTGGGACACCCGTTaagtaaaaatattttgaagtttgaagttggCATCTTATTCTTAGTTACTGAGTAGTTAACCAAAATTGGTCCAAATTTCAAGTGGGCATAACTCAGGGGTCCCATCTAGGAATaatttcagttttgaagtcTGGGGCTTGTTTAAGTCAATCACCACTAAAACATTCAGCCAGATCCAGGGGGATCAACAATTCAGACTGCTTGCATCTCTCATGCAATGACTATTAAGCGATTGACACTCAGATGAATGTACGAGGTGATAGGCAAATCATTACTAACTTGACCAAGTCTGTGTCTTTACCAGGTAAATCTGTACAATACAAATACTTCCAATAAGCTTGTAAGGATGTATGTTGGGTTATACACCAGTTTAATACTGCCTCTAATAAACTGCTGTTTCTTTTACAGCGCTCACAAGAGTGTCACGCTCCTCACTGCCACAACTCAAGAAGACAATGGGCGGGGCCGCATCGTTTTTCTGGGGGCGAAGCAATGACAAAACTGACATCATGGATTCTCCCGAGGCAAAATTCATCCAGTCGAAAATCAAAGACAATTGTATCGTAGTGTTCTCAAAGACAACGTGTGGTTATTGTCGCATGGCTAAGGATACCCTTAATGAAACGGGTGCTACTTACGAGGTGATCGAGTTGAATCACGAGGCAAAGGCAATGGAGTATGCCGAGGTCTTGAGAGAAATGACCGGTGCAGCAACGGTAAGTTTACAACATTCACTCAGGGGCTTAGCACTCACAGGAGGTTGTGTATgcagttttgaaagaaattcgGTTGCCGACAGGAGAAGATAGACAGTGCCTGTTTCATTGCTGACCCGTTCTTCACTCTGATTTCAGGTTCCGCGAGTGTTCATCAACGGGAAGTGTATTGGTGGTGGAAGTGAGACCAGGGACTTGCACAGAGAAGGCAAACTTGTGTCTCTTATACAGGAATGTGGCATTAGTGTATCAACCCCTCCAAGCAAGATGTGATCTCATCAACTCATAATACTGCACACAAAGGCAGCAATAAGCCGCTGGTTTTGTGTCGAGTCACATGTCACTTGCACCTAGTTTCagtgtcacttgtcatgagtgTACCTAGTTTCagtgtcacttgtcatgagtgTACCTAGTTTCagtgtcacttgtcatgagtgTACCTAGTTTCagtgtcacttgtcatgagtgTTAAACTTACTGAgacttgaaaacatgacatgactCAACATGAGGATGAAAAGTGACACCATGAATGGTATCATTGGCACTACCAGGCACTGTTGATGGGAAGATTTAAGTGGGGATAGTGTCTCTTTCACTGACAACGTCTGTTTTATACGTGTATACGTGTATAATCACACAGTGTACATCCACATTACTGTAAACACTCCTCTGCCCCATCAACAGTGCCTGGAAGTGCCCAGGAGGAGGTACGTAGcccactctttggaaatgacttgatcGTCTTCACGATGACTGGTGAAAAGTGACTTGTTGTGTGTGACTCGTTAGAAACCTGGCCTTCATGACATTGGGAGTCGTATCATCTCAGTCAGTGTGGAAGGGTCTACATATTTGACAGTAGATACTATATAGGAATCACCCTGGAGAACATGGTTTGCTGCAGGTGTACGGAGTCCAGTCTATAGAAGTATCACCCTGGAGAACATGCTTTGCTGCAGGTGTACGGAGTCTAGTCTAGAGAAGTATCACCCTGGAGAACATGCTTTGCTGCAGGTGTACGGAGTCTAGTCTAGAGAAGTATCACCCTGGAGAACATGCTTTGCTGCAGGTGTACGGAGTCTAGTCTAGAGAAGTATCACCCTGGAGAACATGGTTTGCTGCAGGTGTACGGAGTCCAGTCTATAGAAGTATCACCCTGGAGAACATGGTTTGCTGCAGGTGTACGGAGTCTAGTCTAGAGAAGTATCACCCTGGAGAACATGCTTTGCTGCAGGTGTACGGAGTCTAGTCTAGAGAAGTATCACCCTGGAGAACATGCTTTGCTGCAGGTGTACGGAGTCTAGTCTAGAGAAGTATCACCCTGGAGAACATGCTTTGCTGCAGGTGTACGGAGTCTAGTCTATAGAAGTATCACCCTGGAGAACATGCTTTGCTGCAGGTGTACGGAGTCTAGTCTAGAGAAGTATCACCCTGGAGAACATGCTTTGCTGCAGGTGTACGGAGTCTAGTTTTTTAGTCAAATCAATTTTTTAAGGAATTGAAACTGCgaaggtggagctaaaataaaGCCCAAAACCAAGGTGTGTACCAACAGTGTGGTATCAATTTCTCCTCTGAAACATgtcaaatcaaatacatgtataatttatgATGGTGAACTGAATTCCATTCTAAATATTTGTAATTGTTAGCTGTCAGTGTTTTATGGAATAAAATCAAACGTTCATATGAATCTTTTCTCTGTTACGTTATTCCCTTTCAAAGTCTGGATGAAGAGACCCCCTTCCTACTTGTGCTTAGAAAAATTACATACACTGCAAATTTCTGACGTCCACTGGCTCTTCACTGGTCCCGCTGACAATCCACTGGAAACATGAGTTGCCCGCGACCTGACATCCACTGGAAACTTGAGTAGCCCACTGGATATCGATCTTCATTACATCCAGTGGAAAATGTAATCATTGATTTCAATGACATCCACTGGAAATTTCTCCTATCCAATGGATCATCATTGGTTCCCCTGACAATCCACTGGAAACACGATTAACCTGTGAAACcttacactcctaaagcagtgcgGGCGCTGTTCAAACGCAAGTCCTTCCTCTTAGTTCAATCCATGCGCGCACATACAGGAGTGTATTCATCCTTCAAAGCTTTTATGAGTCACTttatttcatgatgaaatgatCAATTAAAGTGAATTTCTCACGAGCACAATGCTCCTTCATTTCCGTGCTTCGGTTGGTATTAAAGCATTCGGAATTCTCAATATGCGTTTTCAGCAGGCAtctaaacgtcgtcgtagggcctaaacgggtggttgcgaaacctcactagaatgaataaataaccacTATTCTATTCTACCACGTGATGGGCCTACATGTGTACATTGTATCCGggcagcgaaatttttttctgcaggatacttctgccacagtgtacatctgacagccaatcacaattggcgcgatctttgacgtcaccctgtttatttatgcatgataatgcaaatacaatggacgataccgagtcgcatgccgagtgccacttcaactgtgaatatgacaatagttcattgtctgaccccaattatgctcaactcaaggtttgtgtcgtagtgcttaggaatgaattgcacagattcattgtaaaattgatgatattatgcgtacaaaagaggcatcagctgatctgatcgctacattgcagtgcatgcatt contains the following coding sequences:
- the LOC135492292 gene encoding uncharacterized protein LOC135492292 isoform X1, whose product is MVFAAYLLALTRVSRSSLPQLKKTMGGAASFFWGRSNDKTDIMDSPEAKFIQSKIKDNCIVVFSKTTCGYCRMAKDTLNETGATYEVIELNHEAKAMEYAEVLREMTGAATVPRVFINGKCIGGGSETRDLHREGKLVSLIQECGISVSTPPSKM
- the LOC135492662 gene encoding 2-amino-3-ketobutyrate coenzyme A ligase, mitochondrial-like, with the translated sequence MRKILDDQLESIRDAGTWKVERVITSKQAASIQVQGGNKVLNFCANNYLGLSSHPAVIEAGKQALDTHGSGLSSTRFICGTTDIHKELENKIAKFHNVEDAALYASCFDANAGLFEILLSKDDAVLSDELNHASIIDGIRLCKAMKYRYKHMDMEDLESKLHEAKNARMRMIVTDGVFSMDGDVSPLPAICELGEKYDAMVFVDDCHGTGFFGKTGRGSGEHCGVEDKIDIINSTLGKALGGAAGGYTAGARQVTDLIRQKARPYLFSNTLPPPVVACASKALDLLMESSELIDQVTANTKRFRERMTDAGFKLGGDPCHPIAPVMFGDARLAATFADEMLKKGIFVIGFSFPVVPMGKARIRVQLSAAHSFEEIDRCVDAFVDIGRELKVI
- the LOC135492292 gene encoding uncharacterized protein LOC135492292 isoform X2 — encoded protein: MQDALTRVSRSSLPQLKKTMGGAASFFWGRSNDKTDIMDSPEAKFIQSKIKDNCIVVFSKTTCGYCRMAKDTLNETGATYEVIELNHEAKAMEYAEVLREMTGAATVPRVFINGKCIGGGSETRDLHREGKLVSLIQECGISVSTPPSKM